A single Cyclopterus lumpus isolate fCycLum1 chromosome 1, fCycLum1.pri, whole genome shotgun sequence DNA region contains:
- the mri1 gene encoding methylthioribose-1-phosphate isomerase has product MTLEAIRYRSGSLQILNQLLLPHQTVYDEIRSVQDAYEAIKSMKVRGAPAIAIVGCLSLAVELRAGAGGDDPVTFIRESLCHLTSARPTAVNMGRAARELMEFAENESMEKNSEQLRESVIAWIEDMLERDVNDNKKIGNYGAQHILSGVPRASVTILTHCNTGSLATAGYGTALGVVRSLHALTRLKRVYCTETRPYNQGSRLTAYEAVAEGIPATLITDSMAALTMREMDITAVVVGADRVVANGDTANKVGTYQLAIAAKHHGIPFYVAAPSTSCDLSLESGRDIIIEVRPPEELTSINGVPIAAPGIEVWNPAFDVTPHQLITGGIITELGVFLPSELQAALTGRLTAL; this is encoded by the exons ATGACGCTGGAAGCGATCCGCTACCGGTCCGGGTCTCTGCAGATCCTcaaccagctgctgctgccacacCAGACCGTGTACGATGAGATCCGCTCGGTGCAGGACGCCTACGAGGCCATCAAGTCCATGAAG gtgcGGGGCGCCCCGGCAATCGCCATCGTCGGCTGTCTGAGCCTGGCTGTGGAGTTGCGGGCAGGCGCCGGGGGGGATGACCCTGTGACCTTCATCAGGGAGTCTCTGTGTCACCTGACTTCAGCTCGGCCCACCGCCGTTAACATGGGCCGCGCCGCCCGCGAGCTGATGGAGTTTGCTGAGAACGAGAGCATGGAGAAGAACTCGGAGCAGCTCAGAGAAAG TGTAATTGCCTGGATCGAAGACATGCTGGAGCGTGACGTCAATGACAACAAGAAGATCGGTAACTATGGCGCCCAGCACATCCTGTCTGGCGTTCCGAGGGCCTCCGTGACCATCCTCACACACTGCAACACCGGCTCGCTGGCCACGGCTGGATACGGGACCGCACTCG gtgtggtGCGAAGCCTCCACGCACTGACTAGGCTGAAGCGCGTGTATTGCACAGAGACGAGGCCGTACAACCAGGGATCCAGACTGACGGCTTATGAGGCGGTAGCAGAGGGAATCCCCGCTACACTCATCACAGACAGCATGGCAGCCCTCACCATGAGAGAAATGgacatcacag cTGTGGTGGTGGGTGCAGACAGGGTGGTTGCTAACGGCGACACGGCCAACAAGGTGGGCACATACCAGCTGGCCATTGCCGCAAAGCACCATGGGATTCCCTTCTATGTGGCCGCACCCAGCACGTCATGCGACCTGAGCCTGGAGAGTGGCAGGGACATCATCATCGAAGTGCGTCCCCCTGAGGAGCTCACCAGTATAAACGGAGTCCCCATTGCTGCCCCAG GTATCGAGGTGTGGAACCCGGCCTTCGACGTGACTCCTCACCAGCTCATCACAGGAGGCATCATCACAGAGCTGGGAGTCTTCCTCCCCTCTGAGCTCCAGGCAGCGCTCACCGGCCGCCTCACT